A DNA window from Chthonomonas sp. contains the following coding sequences:
- the glnA gene encoding type I glutamate--ammonia ligase, which produces MTIKEAVQFVHDNEARLVDIRFTDLFGQWQHFTIAATDFTEDTFEEGLGFDGSSIRGFQAINESDMLLIPEADTIFMDPFAEHPTAVIICNIEDPITREPYSRDPRYVAKKAEQYLRTTGIADTAFFGPEAEFFLFSKMRYANESHGSFFEVDSPEAYWNSGEEDSIGFTHRPKGGYYPCAPSDKYQDVRSEMMLTLLDLGIHTEMHHHEVGAAGQMEIDMRFDTLLTMADRMQMYKYVIKNVAYNYGLAATFMPKPVFGDNGSGMHIHMSLWKNGDTLMYDDAGYGGLSDTARWYVGGILKHAPALLAICAPTTNSYRRLVPGYEAPINLMYSSRNRSACVRIPVQSKSRKAKRIEFRAPDPMANPYLAFAACMMAGIDGIQNKIEPPKPMDKDLYELPAAEKKNIAQTPGSLRLTLDALKNDHDFLLKGDVFTKDLIETYIEYKLKVECDAMDLRPHPYEFYLYSDN; this is translated from the coding sequence ATGACAATAAAAGAAGCTGTGCAGTTCGTGCACGACAACGAAGCTCGTCTCGTCGACATTCGATTCACGGACCTCTTCGGTCAATGGCAGCACTTCACCATCGCGGCGACCGATTTCACTGAAGACACCTTTGAAGAAGGATTGGGCTTCGATGGATCGAGCATCCGCGGGTTCCAAGCGATCAACGAATCGGACATGCTGCTGATTCCGGAAGCCGACACCATCTTCATGGATCCGTTCGCCGAGCACCCCACCGCGGTCATCATCTGCAACATCGAAGACCCGATCACCCGCGAGCCTTACAGCCGCGATCCGCGCTACGTCGCCAAAAAGGCCGAGCAGTATCTGCGCACAACTGGCATCGCCGACACCGCCTTCTTCGGCCCCGAAGCCGAATTCTTCCTGTTCAGCAAGATGCGCTACGCCAACGAATCGCACGGTTCGTTCTTCGAAGTGGACAGCCCCGAAGCCTATTGGAACTCGGGCGAAGAGGACAGCATTGGCTTTACGCACCGCCCGAAGGGTGGCTACTATCCGTGTGCACCGAGCGACAAATACCAAGATGTGCGCAGCGAAATGATGCTCACGCTCCTGGACCTCGGCATCCATACCGAAATGCACCACCACGAGGTCGGCGCGGCCGGCCAAATGGAAATCGACATGCGCTTCGACACGCTGCTCACCATGGCCGATCGGATGCAGATGTACAAGTACGTCATCAAGAACGTGGCCTACAATTACGGCCTCGCAGCGACCTTTATGCCGAAGCCGGTCTTTGGCGATAACGGCTCGGGCATGCACATTCACATGTCGCTTTGGAAGAACGGCGACACGCTGATGTACGACGACGCGGGTTACGGCGGACTCAGCGACACCGCGCGCTGGTATGTGGGCGGCATCCTCAAGCATGCTCCCGCCTTGCTCGCCATCTGCGCGCCGACGACCAACTCGTACCGACGCCTGGTGCCGGGTTACGAAGCGCCGATCAACCTGATGTACTCCAGCCGCAACCGCAGCGCGTGCGTCCGCATTCCGGTGCAGAGCAAATCGCGCAAGGCCAAGCGTATCGAGTTCCGCGCTCCGGACCCCATGGCCAACCCGTACCTGGCGTTTGCCGCGTGCATGATGGCTGGCATTGACGGGATTCAGAACAAGATTGAGCCGCCGAAGCCGATGGACAAGGACCTGTACGAACTGCCCGCCGCCGAGAAGAAGAACATCGCCCAAACCCCGGGTTCGCTTCGACTCACGCTGGACGCGCTGAAGAACGATCACGACTTCCTGCTGAAGGGCGACGTGTTCACCAAGGACCTTATCGAAACCTATATCGAGTACAAGCTCAAGGTCGAGTGCGATGCGATGGACCTGCGTCCGCACCCGTACGAGTTCTATCTCTACAGCGACAACTAA